A genomic stretch from Actinomadura rubteroloni includes:
- a CDS encoding acyl-CoA synthetase, whose protein sequence is MYLTQGLHRALQQNPDAPLTVFGDRIRTVGESADRVMRLAGAFRRLGIGAGDRIAILSLNSDRFHEYLLATWWIGAVVVPLNIRWAVPENRYALRQSGARVLLVDETFAPLAADLRDDLDTVVHCADGPAPPDMLAYEDLTGGDPVPDARCGGDRLAGIFYTGGTTGFPKGVMLSHANLLVSAMGSQAAVDFAIPGGRLLHASPMFHLADLAAWTAQTVVGGTHVIVPAFEPAAVLSAVETRRVTSTLLAPVMIRALVDHPGLAASELSSLRSIVYGASPIPEETLERAMAALPGTSFVQAYGMTELAPVATLLSAADHAAREHLRTCGRAAPHAEVRIVGPDGAEVPRGQVGEVAVRGANVMLGYWRDPEQTAAAVRDGWMHTGDGAFMDDDGYVHIVDRLKDMIISGGENVYSTEVENAVAAHPAVAACAVIGVPDAEWGERVHAVIVLRPGHTLTHEEIREHCKRTIAGYKAPRSTEFTDELPCLPTGKILKRELRERHWNGQPRSVR, encoded by the coding sequence ATGTATCTGACCCAGGGACTCCACCGGGCGCTCCAGCAGAATCCGGACGCGCCGCTGACCGTCTTCGGCGACCGGATCCGCACCGTCGGGGAGAGCGCGGACCGCGTCATGCGGCTGGCGGGAGCGTTCCGGCGGCTCGGCATCGGCGCGGGCGACCGCATCGCGATCCTGTCGCTCAACTCGGACCGCTTCCACGAATACCTTCTGGCCACCTGGTGGATCGGTGCCGTGGTCGTCCCGCTCAACATCCGGTGGGCCGTCCCGGAGAACCGGTACGCGCTCCGGCAGTCGGGGGCGCGCGTGCTCCTGGTGGACGAGACCTTCGCGCCCCTGGCCGCGGACCTGCGCGACGACCTCGACACGGTCGTCCACTGCGCGGACGGGCCCGCGCCGCCGGACATGCTCGCCTACGAGGACCTGACCGGCGGCGACCCCGTGCCGGACGCGCGGTGCGGCGGGGACCGGCTCGCGGGCATCTTCTACACCGGCGGCACCACGGGCTTCCCCAAGGGCGTCATGCTGAGCCACGCCAACCTGCTCGTCTCGGCGATGGGCAGCCAGGCGGCGGTGGACTTCGCGATCCCGGGCGGACGGCTCCTGCACGCGTCCCCCATGTTCCACCTCGCCGACCTCGCGGCGTGGACGGCGCAGACCGTCGTCGGCGGCACCCACGTCATCGTCCCCGCCTTCGAGCCCGCGGCCGTGCTGTCGGCCGTCGAGACGCGGCGGGTGACGTCGACGCTGCTCGCGCCGGTCATGATCCGGGCGCTCGTCGACCACCCGGGGCTCGCGGCGAGCGAGCTGTCCAGCCTCCGGTCGATCGTCTACGGCGCCTCGCCCATCCCGGAGGAGACGCTGGAGCGCGCGATGGCGGCGCTGCCCGGGACCTCCTTCGTCCAGGCGTACGGGATGACCGAGCTGGCCCCCGTCGCCACCCTGCTCTCGGCCGCCGACCACGCCGCGCGCGAGCACCTGCGGACGTGCGGACGGGCCGCCCCGCACGCCGAGGTCCGGATCGTCGGCCCCGACGGCGCGGAGGTGCCGCGCGGGCAGGTCGGCGAGGTGGCCGTCCGGGGCGCGAACGTCATGCTCGGCTACTGGCGGGATCCCGAGCAGACGGCCGCCGCCGTCCGGGACGGCTGGATGCACACCGGCGACGGCGCCTTCATGGACGACGACGGCTACGTCCACATCGTGGACCGCCTCAAGGACATGATCATCAGCGGCGGCGAGAACGTCTACTCCACCGAGGTCGAGAACGCCGTCGCCGCGCATCCCGCCGTCGCCGCGTGCGCCGTCATCGGTGTGCCGGACGCGGAGTGGGGCGAACGGGTCCACGCCGTGATCGTCCTGCGGCCGGGGCACACGCTCACCCACGAGGAGATTCGCGAGCACTGCAAGCGCACGATCGCCGGATACAAGGCGCCGCGCAGCACCGAGTTCACCGACGAGCTGCCGTGCCTGCCCACCGGCAAGATCCTCAAGCGCGAGCTGCGGGAGCGCCACTGGAACGGCCAGCCGCGCTCCGTCCGCTGA
- a CDS encoding serine hydrolase domain-containing protein has product MKRMGRTGVLMVTVAATVAVCGAAVAAPAPPSALQSGLDAVVTANGGGAIGLVRADGTEQTAASGHGDLYAGAKADPAAQFRIGSNTKAFVSTVLLQLEAEGRLSLDDTVARWLPGALRDGDKVTVRQLLNHTSGIYDYMSDLGLLVTYGVNLFADLKYTPQQLVDIANRNKPYFAPGGGWHYSNTNYILAGMVIRAVTGHDPAAEINRRIIVPLGLTSTYLPTGASKLSGDFMHGYEFLLDVSASNTYVTGTAGGIVSTLKDEANFARALLTGKLLPPKQMEELRTAAPTGTDGTGYGIGLVRAQTPCGVAWMHKGAVLGYINTWMSTPDGRRQVVIAMNVYPGMNSGTIDQAASNTFCAGQTATTARTPEPVVPLPW; this is encoded by the coding sequence ATGAAGAGAATGGGCAGAACGGGCGTGCTCATGGTGACCGTCGCGGCGACGGTCGCGGTCTGCGGTGCCGCGGTCGCGGCGCCCGCCCCGCCGAGCGCCCTCCAGTCCGGCTTGGACGCCGTGGTCACGGCGAACGGCGGCGGCGCGATCGGACTGGTCCGCGCGGACGGGACCGAGCAGACCGCCGCCTCCGGTCACGGCGACCTCTACGCGGGCGCGAAGGCCGACCCTGCGGCGCAGTTCCGCATCGGCAGCAACACCAAGGCGTTCGTGTCGACGGTTCTGCTGCAGCTCGAAGCCGAGGGAAGACTTTCGCTGGACGACACGGTCGCCCGATGGCTGCCAGGCGCGCTGCGCGACGGTGACAAGGTGACCGTCCGGCAGTTGCTGAACCACACCAGCGGCATCTACGACTACATGTCCGACCTGGGACTGCTCGTCACCTACGGCGTCAACCTCTTCGCCGACCTCAAGTACACGCCGCAGCAACTCGTCGACATCGCCAACCGGAACAAGCCGTACTTCGCGCCCGGCGGCGGCTGGCACTACTCCAACACCAACTACATCCTCGCCGGAATGGTGATCCGGGCCGTCACCGGCCACGACCCGGCCGCCGAGATCAACCGGCGCATCATCGTCCCGCTGGGCCTGACCAGCACCTATCTCCCGACCGGTGCATCGAAGCTGTCGGGCGATTTCATGCACGGCTACGAGTTCTTGTTGGACGTCTCGGCGTCCAACACCTACGTGACCGGCACCGCCGGCGGCATCGTCTCCACCCTCAAGGACGAGGCGAACTTCGCGCGGGCGCTGCTGACCGGGAAACTGCTGCCGCCGAAGCAGATGGAAGAACTCCGGACCGCGGCGCCGACCGGCACCGACGGCACCGGCTACGGCATCGGATTGGTCCGAGCGCAAACTCCGTGCGGGGTGGCGTGGATGCACAAGGGCGCCGTCCTCGGCTACATCAACACCTGGATGTCCACGCCGGACGGACGCCGCCAAGTGGTCATCGCCATGAACGTCTACCCCGGAATGAACAGCGGCACGATCGACCAGGCCGCATCGAACACGTTCTGCGCCGGACAGACGGCCACCACCGCACGGACCCCTGAGCCCGTCGTCCCACTGCCCTGGTAG
- a CDS encoding winged helix DNA-binding domain-containing protein — protein sequence MASRVAAESKDAAVKTRLTTRALNRATLARQLLLDRADLPPLDAVGHLCGLQAQEPQEPFIGLWTRLRTFDPATLSNLLVQRQVVRTHLMRRTVHLVTATDALAWRSRHDAMLRQRVLTTYRRELEGVDLEELARAGHAIMADGEPRTMAELARAVSDRWPSPPPRALGEMLVAALLPMAQLPPRGLWRQRAGVRNALLTSWLGRAPDPLSTDAEDPVGQTLVRRYLAAFGPATTADLRAWCGLTGLPAAVTALRPELITFHDENGRELLDLPEAPRPDPDTPAPVRFLPAFDNALLGYHDRTRIVDDAHRNLSVAGTRVVLVDGRVAATWTTKNNTLTITPLHPLTPHDRTAITEEGETLASFLSEGASTALHITDP from the coding sequence GTGGCGTCGAGAGTGGCCGCCGAGAGCAAGGACGCAGCAGTGAAGACACGCCTCACCACCCGGGCGCTCAACCGCGCGACGCTGGCCCGCCAACTCCTGCTCGACCGCGCCGACCTCCCGCCCCTGGACGCCGTCGGACACCTGTGCGGCCTGCAAGCCCAAGAACCGCAGGAGCCGTTCATCGGCCTATGGACGCGCCTGCGCACCTTCGACCCGGCGACGCTCTCGAACCTGCTGGTCCAACGGCAGGTCGTACGAACCCATTTGATGCGCCGCACCGTCCACCTGGTCACGGCCACCGACGCCCTGGCCTGGCGCTCCCGCCACGACGCCATGCTGCGCCAGCGGGTGCTGACGACCTACCGCCGAGAACTAGAAGGAGTAGACCTCGAAGAACTGGCAAGAGCAGGCCACGCGATCATGGCCGACGGCGAGCCCCGCACGATGGCCGAACTGGCACGAGCCGTATCCGACCGCTGGCCGTCCCCACCCCCAAGGGCACTAGGCGAAATGCTAGTCGCGGCCCTACTCCCGATGGCGCAACTCCCGCCACGCGGCCTATGGCGACAACGAGCAGGCGTCCGCAACGCCCTGCTCACATCCTGGCTGGGCCGCGCCCCAGACCCCCTCTCCACCGACGCCGAAGACCCGGTGGGCCAAACCCTGGTCCGCCGCTACCTAGCCGCATTCGGCCCGGCAACGACCGCCGACCTACGCGCCTGGTGCGGACTAACCGGCCTCCCGGCCGCCGTGACCGCCCTACGCCCAGAACTCATCACGTTCCACGACGAAAACGGCCGAGAACTACTGGATCTCCCCGAAGCCCCCCGCCCCGACCCCGACACCCCAGCCCCCGTCCGCTTCCTCCCAGCCTTTGACAACGCCCTGCTCGGCTACCACGACCGAACCAGGATCGTGGACGACGCCCACCGCAACCTCTCAGTAGCAGGCACCAGAGTCGTCCTCGTAGACGGCCGAGTAGCCGCAACCTGGACCACGAAAAACAACACCCTGACCATTACCCCCCTCCACCCCCTCACCCCCCACGACCGCACAGCCATAACCGAAGAAGGCGAAACCCTGGCCTCCTTTCTCTCCGAAGGCGCCAGCACCGCCCTCCACATCACCGACCCCTGA
- a CDS encoding serine/threonine-protein kinase: MAAAEAADSWYVDPLLVAAVVAVFVVIGVVLARGLRRRVPPPAVPPAPAPVPAPAAAARPADRYTPLEELGRGGMGVVWRAKDVVLGREVAVKQLLPPSGLAPGARDAVRARMLREARAAAQLHHRNAVTVHDVIMDHDSVLIVMELVKAAALDRTVASDGPLPSARVAAIGLALLDVLEAAHALGIIHRDIKPANVLVGADGSVKLADFGIARFEGDPTLTEAGAIMGTPAYMAPEQIRGTECTPATDLWGLGATLFYAVEGRSAFGRPSPTAAMAAVLTEAPPVPQRAGRPLGALLTGLLAKDPAARPTVARLRAELAQFTGTA; this comes from the coding sequence GTGGCGGCAGCGGAGGCAGCGGACTCCTGGTACGTCGACCCGCTTCTCGTCGCTGCGGTCGTCGCCGTGTTCGTCGTGATCGGCGTCGTTCTGGCGCGGGGCCTCCGCCGCCGGGTGCCGCCGCCCGCCGTGCCCCCGGCCCCGGCCCCGGTCCCGGCCCCGGCCGCCGCCGCTCGTCCGGCGGACCGCTACACGCCGCTGGAGGAACTCGGCCGGGGCGGGATGGGCGTGGTCTGGCGGGCCAAGGACGTCGTGCTGGGACGGGAGGTGGCGGTCAAGCAGCTCCTCCCGCCGTCCGGTCTCGCGCCCGGCGCCCGGGACGCCGTGCGGGCGCGCATGCTGCGGGAGGCCAGGGCCGCCGCGCAACTCCACCACCGCAACGCCGTGACCGTTCACGACGTCATCATGGACCACGACTCGGTGCTCATCGTGATGGAACTCGTCAAGGCGGCGGCCCTCGACAGGACGGTCGCGTCGGACGGGCCGCTTCCGTCCGCGCGCGTCGCCGCTATCGGTCTCGCCCTGCTCGACGTCCTGGAGGCGGCGCACGCGCTCGGCATCATTCACCGCGACATCAAGCCCGCGAACGTCCTGGTCGGCGCGGACGGTTCGGTGAAGCTCGCCGATTTCGGCATCGCGCGGTTCGAGGGCGACCCGACGCTCACCGAGGCCGGCGCCATCATGGGCACGCCCGCCTACATGGCGCCCGAGCAGATCCGGGGGACGGAATGCACGCCCGCCACGGATCTGTGGGGCCTCGGCGCCACGTTGTTCTATGCCGTCGAAGGCCGTTCCGCATTCGGCCGTCCGAGCCCGACGGCGGCGATGGCGGCCGTCCTGACCGAGGCGCCGCCCGTCCCGCAACGCGCCGGCCGGCCTTTGGGCGCGCTGCTGACGGGTCTGCTCGCGAAAGACCCGGCCGCGCGTCCGACCGTGGCCCGACTCCGCGCCGAACTCGCACAGTTCACCGGAACGGCCTGA
- a CDS encoding helix-turn-helix transcriptional regulator, translating to MEEHVPPAVDRPGQADVIAEVTAALEVIGRTLAALERLLASLENARSTQAGETAAPAESSGTAGRLTRQERRVLDLICAGKSNREISRALGIAEKTAKNHVYSIFRKLGVHSRLEAAFVWTGDRE from the coding sequence ATGGAAGAGCACGTTCCGCCCGCCGTCGACCGGCCCGGGCAGGCCGACGTCATCGCGGAGGTCACCGCGGCCCTCGAGGTGATCGGAAGAACTCTGGCCGCACTGGAACGCCTGCTCGCTTCCCTCGAAAACGCACGTTCCACACAAGCGGGGGAAACGGCTGCACCGGCGGAATCGAGCGGTACGGCCGGGCGGCTCACCCGGCAGGAACGGCGGGTCCTCGACCTGATCTGCGCGGGAAAATCCAACCGGGAGATATCGCGTGCCCTCGGCATCGCCGAGAAGACCGCGAAGAACCACGTCTACTCGATATTCCGAAAGCTCGGCGTGCACAGTCGCCTGGAGGCGGCATTCGTCTGGACGGGCGACCGGGAGTGA